A part of Roseimicrobium gellanilyticum genomic DNA contains:
- a CDS encoding AIR carboxylase family protein codes for MKIVIIYGSANDQAFMQPGRDYMDKEKVAYEERVLSAHRNHAELAEYLKQLNASGEKIVIVAVAGLSAALPGVVAVQTEYPVVGVPVPGGPLNGIDALLSICQVPGQVPLGTVGLHSKAGLNACMFAHRILKLAQ; via the coding sequence GTGAAGATCGTCATCATCTACGGAAGCGCCAACGACCAGGCATTCATGCAGCCCGGCCGCGATTACATGGACAAGGAAAAGGTCGCGTATGAAGAGCGCGTGCTTTCCGCCCACCGCAATCACGCTGAGCTCGCTGAGTACCTCAAGCAGCTGAACGCGAGCGGCGAGAAGATCGTGATTGTCGCGGTGGCAGGTCTCTCCGCTGCGCTTCCTGGCGTGGTGGCCGTGCAGACCGAGTATCCCGTGGTGGGCGTGCCCGTCCCCGGAGGTCCGCTCAATGGCATCGACGCTCTGCTTTCCATCTGCCAGGTTCCCGGACAGGTGCCGCTCGGCACGGTGGGTCTGCACAGCAAGGCAGGTCTGAATGCGTGCATGTTCGCGCATCGCATCCTGAAGCTGGCGCAGTAG
- the purD gene encoding phosphoribosylamine--glycine ligase, whose amino-acid sequence MKILVTGKGGREHAIITALRESAPDTKIFAYPGSDAISEIATRVEAKDLLDLVAFMQREKVDLCVAGEEAYLVKDRGLANLCAEAGIPCWGPVKEAAQLEASKAFAKHFLKRHNIPTAAFSIAHTKHEALRAITTYPVVLKFDGLAAGKGVAVCQTEAEAVAFLDEVFTSRTFGEGDMIVEECLTGPEISIFASVCDGSYHILMPARDYKRIGDNDQGANTGGMGAVASRQLADAALLEQIEETIVKPTVAGLQKDGLKYRGFLYFGIMLTPTGPQVLEYNCRFGDPEAEAVLPMVRGDFAYYLLAGAQGTLKRDLVHFVDGWSVCVILASAGYPASSRNGDVISGLDGVNGARVFHCGTRKGEIGFETNGGRVLAVVSQGATREEARGKAYEAAQGISFDGLQRRSDIAKMHFE is encoded by the coding sequence ATGAAGATACTCGTCACTGGAAAAGGCGGTCGCGAACATGCGATCATCACCGCCCTTCGGGAAAGCGCCCCGGATACGAAGATTTTTGCCTATCCCGGCAGCGATGCGATTTCCGAGATTGCCACACGCGTGGAGGCAAAGGATCTCCTGGATCTCGTGGCCTTCATGCAGCGTGAGAAGGTCGACCTCTGCGTGGCTGGTGAAGAAGCCTACTTGGTGAAGGATCGTGGTCTTGCAAACCTCTGCGCCGAAGCGGGCATTCCCTGCTGGGGTCCGGTGAAAGAGGCCGCCCAGCTCGAAGCCAGCAAGGCTTTCGCAAAGCATTTCCTCAAGCGGCACAACATCCCCACCGCCGCCTTCAGCATCGCGCACACGAAGCATGAAGCGCTGCGTGCCATCACCACCTACCCGGTCGTGCTGAAGTTCGACGGTCTCGCGGCTGGCAAGGGCGTGGCCGTGTGCCAGACGGAGGCGGAAGCCGTGGCCTTCCTGGATGAAGTCTTCACTTCGCGCACGTTCGGTGAAGGAGACATGATTGTGGAAGAGTGCCTCACGGGACCGGAGATTTCCATCTTCGCCAGTGTGTGTGATGGAAGCTATCACATCCTGATGCCGGCGCGTGACTACAAGCGCATCGGAGACAACGACCAGGGTGCCAACACTGGCGGCATGGGAGCAGTGGCTTCCCGCCAGCTCGCGGATGCGGCACTGCTCGAGCAGATTGAAGAGACCATCGTAAAGCCCACGGTGGCCGGTCTGCAGAAGGACGGGCTCAAGTACCGTGGTTTCCTCTACTTCGGCATCATGCTGACTCCCACGGGGCCGCAGGTGCTGGAGTACAACTGCCGCTTCGGTGACCCCGAGGCGGAGGCCGTGCTGCCGATGGTGCGCGGTGACTTCGCCTACTACCTGCTCGCCGGCGCGCAGGGCACGCTGAAGCGCGACCTCGTTCATTTCGTGGATGGATGGAGCGTGTGCGTCATCCTCGCCAGCGCGGGCTATCCTGCCAGCTCACGGAACGGGGATGTGATCTCCGGACTTGATGGCGTGAATGGCGCCCGTGTTTTCCACTGCGGCACACGCAAGGGCGAGATCGGCTTCGAGACCAACGGTGGCCGCGTGCTCGCCGTGGTCTCCCAGGGCGCAACCCGTGAGGAAGCTCGCGGCAAGGCGTATGAAGCAGCGCAAGGGATCTCCTTTGATGGACTGCAGCGCCGCAGTGATATCGCGAAAATGCATTTCGAATAA
- a CDS encoding amidophosphoribosyltransferase: protein MSDPIRHECGLAVVRLLKPLAYYEQKYKSPLWGLDRLHGLMLKQRNRGQDGMGIGCCKLNMQPGQPYMFRVRSSKSNSLEEVFGEVMDDYKDIARKVNKQRKTAAEDGMSRSNGKPEYVKFEHDPKAIKEQFEFGGEVLIGHLRYGTSGSFGKASCHPYLRRSNWPTRSLMVLGNFNMTNVRELNDLMRERGQHPVVDTDTQTVLEEIGFHLDEAHTDLYRELRESLTGVEIPAEISKRLDVAQVISDSAAGWDGGYAIAGVIGNGDSFVMRDPHAIRPCFYVKTDEYIAFASERAALRSVFELGEDETHELPAAHVAVIKSDGEFSIQPFTQPLEPRPCSFERIYFSRGNDSSIYHDRKALGEVLVPQLLDAVGHDLKHTVVSFIPNTAETAFYGFMDGLRKQRRLQVKRELMEMWASGHLDENRIDDLILKNWPRSEKIAHKDIKSRTFIAQEEGRDLLVSSVYDITYGVVEPTDNLVVLDDSIVRGTTLKQSILRILSRTNPKRVLVVSTAPQIRYPDCYGIDMSELGKFIAFQAAIALLQDNLQHDVIERTYDLCLKEVKKPAAEQVNHVKDIYKNFTNEQISAKIAELVSPKGNGWHGEVKIIYQSIENLHLALGPNAGDWYFSGDYPTPGGNAIANEAYIRYKRGQGGRPTDLFTTEP from the coding sequence ATGAGCGACCCTATCCGGCACGAGTGCGGCCTTGCCGTTGTGCGGCTCCTGAAGCCGCTGGCCTACTACGAGCAAAAATACAAGAGCCCTCTCTGGGGGCTAGACCGACTGCACGGGCTGATGCTCAAGCAGCGCAACCGTGGCCAGGACGGCATGGGCATCGGCTGTTGCAAGCTGAATATGCAGCCCGGCCAGCCCTACATGTTCCGCGTGCGCTCCAGCAAGAGCAATTCACTGGAGGAGGTCTTTGGCGAGGTGATGGATGACTACAAGGACATCGCCCGCAAGGTCAACAAACAGCGCAAGACGGCGGCCGAGGACGGGATGAGCCGGAGCAATGGGAAGCCCGAGTACGTCAAATTTGAGCACGACCCGAAGGCCATCAAAGAGCAGTTCGAGTTTGGTGGTGAGGTGCTGATAGGCCACCTGCGATACGGCACCAGCGGCAGTTTTGGCAAGGCCTCCTGCCACCCCTACTTGCGCCGCAGCAACTGGCCCACGCGCAGCCTGATGGTGCTGGGGAACTTCAACATGACCAACGTCCGCGAGCTGAACGATCTCATGCGTGAGCGCGGACAGCATCCGGTGGTGGATACGGATACCCAGACGGTGCTGGAAGAGATTGGCTTCCACCTGGATGAGGCGCACACCGACCTCTACCGCGAGCTCCGCGAGTCCCTTACGGGTGTGGAGATTCCCGCGGAAATCAGCAAGCGCCTGGATGTGGCGCAGGTCATCAGTGACTCCGCCGCTGGCTGGGATGGTGGCTATGCCATCGCCGGCGTGATCGGCAATGGTGATTCCTTTGTGATGCGTGACCCGCACGCCATCCGTCCCTGCTTCTACGTGAAGACGGATGAGTACATCGCTTTCGCCAGCGAGCGCGCGGCCTTGCGCTCCGTGTTTGAACTTGGCGAAGACGAGACCCACGAACTCCCCGCGGCGCATGTGGCCGTGATCAAGAGTGACGGTGAGTTCTCCATCCAGCCCTTCACGCAGCCGCTGGAGCCGCGTCCGTGCTCGTTTGAGCGCATTTACTTCTCGAGAGGGAACGACTCGAGCATCTACCACGACCGCAAGGCGCTGGGAGAGGTGCTCGTGCCGCAGCTTCTGGATGCCGTGGGCCATGACCTGAAGCACACCGTGGTGAGCTTCATCCCGAACACGGCGGAAACCGCCTTCTACGGATTCATGGATGGCTTGCGCAAACAGCGCCGTCTCCAGGTGAAGCGCGAACTCATGGAGATGTGGGCCAGTGGGCATCTCGATGAAAACCGGATCGATGATCTCATTCTGAAGAACTGGCCGCGCAGCGAAAAGATCGCGCACAAGGACATCAAGAGCCGCACGTTCATCGCCCAGGAGGAAGGTCGCGATCTGCTGGTCTCCTCTGTGTATGACATCACCTACGGGGTGGTGGAGCCCACGGACAACCTCGTGGTGCTGGATGACTCCATCGTGCGCGGCACGACGCTGAAGCAGAGCATCCTGCGTATCCTCTCCCGTACCAATCCCAAGCGCGTCCTTGTCGTCTCCACGGCGCCGCAGATTCGCTATCCGGATTGTTATGGCATCGACATGAGCGAGCTGGGCAAGTTCATCGCCTTCCAGGCGGCCATCGCCCTGCTGCAGGACAACCTCCAGCACGATGTCATCGAGCGCACCTACGACCTCTGCCTGAAGGAAGTGAAGAAGCCGGCGGCTGAGCAGGTGAATCACGTGAAGGACATCTACAAGAACTTCACGAACGAGCAGATCTCCGCGAAGATCGCCGAGTTGGTGAGCCCCAAGGGCAACGGCTGGCACGGTGAGGTGAAGATCATCTACCAGAGCATCGAGAATCTTCATCTCGCTCTCGGTCCCAATGCCGGTGACTGGTACTTCTCCGGCGACTACCCCACTCCCGGGGGCAATGCCATCGCCAATGAGGCCTACATCCGCTACAAGCGCGGTCAGGGCGGGCGCCCCACTGATTTGTTTACCACGGAACCATGA
- a CDS encoding YHS domain-containing protein, with amino-acid sequence MKKLLCLAFAISGVAYAAPANKTCPVGSRPARADITSTYNGKEIAFCCNNCKKKFDADPAKYAGNVK; translated from the coding sequence ATGAAGAAACTGCTCTGCCTCGCCTTTGCCATCTCCGGTGTCGCCTATGCCGCCCCTGCGAACAAGACCTGCCCCGTAGGTTCCCGCCCGGCCCGCGCTGACATCACCAGCACCTACAACGGCAAGGAAATCGCCTTCTGCTGCAACAACTGCAAAAAGAAGTTCGATGCGGATCCTGCCAAGTACGCTGGCAACGTGAAGTAA
- the purM gene encoding phosphoribosylformylglycinamidine cyclo-ligase — MSQDAESFYTASSTHKHAEPPKGHTYKQAGVDIREAAALVGDIGQLVKRTQKQRQLAGAFGLFAAAYDLSAYKHPVIVTGCDGVGTKLELLLKHDLLENAGKDLVAMNVNDVLTTGADPILFLDYVGVGKLAKDKITRCIAGMVEYLEACGCILAGGETAEMPGMVQEGVIELSGFAIGAAEKGSLIDPTTIQRGDVLVGFPSAGFHANGFSLVRRVIEAEKLELTDEEYRTLLLPTRLYHEEAAALRKNVPSLRAMSHVTGGGLPENLGRLMVFGGHGAHLRVPRWQNAVVQKILAHADEKDAFDTFNMGFGWVAIVAKEDADKALACGQGAVVLGEIDGSGEVTVELV; from the coding sequence ATGTCCCAAGACGCTGAATCCTTCTACACCGCCTCTTCCACCCACAAGCACGCCGAGCCGCCGAAGGGCCATACCTACAAGCAGGCCGGAGTGGACATCCGTGAGGCTGCGGCGCTGGTGGGAGACATTGGCCAGCTCGTGAAGCGCACCCAGAAGCAGCGCCAGCTTGCCGGGGCCTTCGGCCTCTTTGCCGCAGCGTATGACCTCAGTGCTTACAAGCACCCGGTGATTGTGACTGGCTGCGACGGCGTGGGCACCAAGCTGGAGCTCCTGCTCAAGCATGACCTGCTGGAGAACGCTGGCAAGGACCTCGTGGCCATGAATGTGAATGACGTGCTCACCACGGGCGCGGACCCCATCCTTTTCCTGGATTACGTGGGCGTGGGCAAGCTGGCGAAGGACAAGATCACCCGCTGCATCGCCGGCATGGTGGAGTATCTCGAAGCCTGCGGCTGCATCCTGGCTGGCGGGGAAACGGCGGAGATGCCCGGTATGGTGCAGGAAGGCGTGATCGAGCTCAGCGGCTTTGCGATTGGCGCAGCGGAGAAGGGGAGTCTGATTGACCCTACGACCATCCAGCGCGGCGATGTGCTGGTGGGTTTCCCGAGCGCCGGTTTCCATGCGAATGGTTTCAGCCTCGTTCGCCGTGTGATTGAAGCGGAGAAGCTCGAGCTGACCGACGAAGAATACCGCACCCTCCTTCTTCCGACCCGCCTGTATCATGAAGAAGCGGCCGCTCTGCGGAAGAATGTGCCGAGCCTGCGTGCCATGTCCCACGTCACGGGCGGTGGCCTGCCGGAAAATCTTGGACGCCTGATGGTCTTTGGTGGTCACGGTGCGCACCTGCGTGTGCCGCGCTGGCAGAATGCCGTGGTGCAGAAGATTCTTGCGCACGCGGACGAGAAGGATGCGTTTGACACCTTCAACATGGGCTTCGGATGGGTTGCCATCGTGGCCAAGGAGGATGCGGACAAGGCGCTGGCCTGCGGTCAGGGCGCTGTGGTGCTCGGCGAGATCGATGGCAGCGGTGAGGTGACCGTGGAGCTGGTGTAA
- a CDS encoding efflux RND transporter periplasmic adaptor subunit has product MKSPLPPLCLLSALVLAACQPEAPQMQPPPPTAVTVAAPVKQKVKEWDEFTGRIDAAESVVLYSQVTGYLMSIHFKDGSEVKKGTLLFQIDPRPFQAVLDQALAQHEQAKVKLELSRSEYDRASKLLDSKAISAEDYDTRSKAVREAEAGLRVTQAAVDKAKLDVEYTQIKAPLDGRLGRKLMDVGGLVVGGPMGATALTSIVSLDPIHCYIDADEMTVLRYQKLNRENKTASPRDDQIPCEMALANDTGFPYKGVIDFVDNRLDPTTGTIQVRAVFENPMPERGQRALQPGYFARVRVPGGSDYEAFVIDDKAVQSDQAQKIVYVVDDKNIVMPRPIDVGPVINGKRVVRAGLTEKDRVIVNGMAKIGPGMPVAPMTEAEAAKAQQTAQNGAPGSQTN; this is encoded by the coding sequence ATGAAATCTCCCCTGCCCCCACTCTGTCTTCTTTCCGCGCTGGTCCTGGCCGCCTGCCAGCCGGAAGCCCCCCAGATGCAGCCACCCCCTCCCACAGCCGTGACCGTCGCCGCTCCGGTGAAGCAAAAGGTGAAGGAGTGGGATGAATTCACCGGCCGCATCGATGCTGCCGAGTCCGTCGTGCTGTACTCCCAGGTCACCGGTTACCTCATGAGCATCCACTTCAAGGACGGCTCCGAGGTGAAGAAGGGGACTTTGCTCTTCCAGATCGATCCGCGCCCCTTCCAGGCCGTGCTCGACCAGGCTCTCGCCCAACATGAGCAGGCGAAGGTAAAGTTGGAGCTCTCGCGTTCCGAATACGACCGCGCCTCGAAGCTCCTCGATTCCAAGGCCATTTCCGCTGAGGACTATGACACACGCAGCAAGGCGGTGCGCGAGGCCGAAGCCGGCCTGCGCGTGACACAGGCAGCGGTGGACAAGGCGAAGCTCGATGTCGAGTACACACAAATCAAAGCGCCACTCGACGGACGCCTTGGTCGCAAACTGATGGATGTGGGTGGACTCGTGGTTGGCGGCCCCATGGGTGCGACAGCACTCACCAGCATCGTGAGCCTGGATCCCATCCATTGCTACATCGATGCGGATGAGATGACCGTACTGCGCTATCAGAAGCTCAATCGCGAAAACAAAACCGCCAGTCCCCGGGATGATCAGATCCCCTGTGAGATGGCGCTCGCGAATGACACGGGCTTCCCCTACAAGGGCGTGATCGACTTCGTGGACAACCGTCTGGATCCCACCACCGGCACCATCCAGGTGCGCGCAGTGTTTGAGAATCCCATGCCCGAGCGCGGCCAGCGTGCCCTGCAGCCGGGCTACTTCGCCCGCGTGCGTGTCCCTGGTGGCAGTGACTATGAGGCTTTCGTAATCGATGACAAGGCGGTGCAGTCCGACCAGGCCCAGAAGATTGTGTATGTGGTGGATGACAAGAACATTGTCATGCCCCGCCCCATCGATGTGGGCCCGGTGATCAATGGCAAGCGCGTGGTGCGCGCCGGCCTTACTGAAAAGGATCGTGTGATCGTCAATGGCATGGCAAAAATCGGACCGGGCATGCCCGTCGCTCCGATGACCGAGGCAGAAGCCGCGAAGGCGCAACAAACCGCACAGAACGGAGCCCCTGGCTCTCAAACCAACTGA
- a CDS encoding efflux RND transporter permease subunit has protein sequence MNFAKFFIDRPIFAAVLSIVITLTGAIALISLPVEQYPEVAPPTVVVTATYPGANPQVVSETVANPIEQEINGVENMLYMSSACTADGVCTVTITFKLGTNLDMAQVQVQNRVSIALAKLPEEVRRIGVTTVKQSPSLAMVVHLLSPDDTYDSLYVGNYAFLNVKDHLARLPGVGSVQVFGARDYSMRVWLDPDRIASRNMTASDVVNAIREQNVQVAAGVLGAQPSPPGTQYQLTVTTQGRLIESSEFENIIIKRGENGQVTRVKDVARVELAARDYNLDSYLNGKPAAALVLFQLPGSNSLETRHAVGAKMDELAKNFPPGLKYDIVYDTTIFTQKSIDAVIHTFIEALLLVVLVVIVFLQSWRASLIPLLAVPVSIVGTFLVMKMFGFSLNNLTLFGLVLAIGIVVDDAIVVVENVERNMALGLSPLAAARRAMEEVSGPVIAVAVVLTAVFVPTAFMSGLTGQFYRQFALTIAVSTIISAFNSLTLSPALSAILLKPHHAKPDWFQRSINLLFGWFFKSFNWFFERFSGGYAGFVRRTLRLSVIALVLYGGLLYMTGSIFKKVPSGFVPNADKGFLIAFAALPDGASLERTREVILKMGEAARKIPGVVNTVEFPGFSLVAGGNMPNHGSIFIGLEDYDKRVGDPSKSLNAILGKMMAEYSQIQEAYCLSFPTPPVDGIGMAGGFKLQIKDNTGQGKDALAGAAFNMMMKANSLPGLTSVITTIRPNVPQIYVEVDRTKAKSMGVKLADVFDTLQICLGSLYVNDFNRFGRTYQVTAQADAQYRLAPSDITRLKVRNDQGEMVPLGTLVKVTETTGLDLAKRYNTASTADLQGSTLPGVSSGQAIAMLEKLAKDELPQGFTIEWTELYLQEILAGNSALYIFPLCVIFVFLALAAQYESWTLPLAIILIVPMCILSALVGVMLRGMDNNIFTQIGLVVLVGLASKNAILIVEFAKQLEDQGKSITEAAIEAARLRLRPILMTSFAFILGVLPLVLAEGAGAEMRQALGTAVFAGMVGVTFFGLILTPVFYVVIRKLFSRKKQAAEDAPPTPGHDAQSTSVTTSHSPEPA, from the coding sequence ATGAATTTTGCGAAGTTCTTCATCGACCGGCCCATCTTTGCCGCGGTGCTTTCCATTGTGATCACCCTCACCGGGGCGATCGCACTCATCTCCCTGCCGGTGGAGCAATATCCCGAGGTGGCTCCGCCCACTGTGGTGGTAACTGCCACCTACCCGGGTGCCAACCCTCAGGTGGTTTCCGAGACGGTGGCCAACCCTATCGAGCAGGAAATCAATGGAGTGGAGAACATGCTTTACATGTCCTCCGCCTGTACGGCGGACGGCGTCTGTACGGTGACCATCACCTTCAAGCTGGGCACGAATCTGGACATGGCCCAGGTGCAGGTACAGAACCGCGTATCCATCGCCCTTGCCAAGCTGCCTGAGGAGGTACGCCGTATCGGTGTGACCACCGTGAAGCAGTCTCCGAGTCTCGCGATGGTGGTGCACCTGCTTTCGCCGGATGACACCTATGACAGCCTGTACGTGGGGAACTACGCCTTCCTGAACGTGAAGGACCACCTGGCACGTCTTCCGGGGGTGGGCTCAGTGCAGGTCTTCGGAGCGCGCGACTACTCCATGCGCGTCTGGCTGGATCCGGATCGCATTGCTTCACGCAACATGACTGCAAGCGACGTGGTGAACGCCATTCGCGAGCAGAACGTGCAGGTGGCGGCCGGCGTGCTGGGCGCACAACCCTCGCCTCCTGGAACCCAGTATCAACTGACCGTCACGACCCAGGGTCGTCTCATTGAGTCCTCAGAGTTCGAGAACATCATCATCAAGCGTGGTGAAAACGGCCAGGTGACCCGTGTAAAGGACGTGGCTCGCGTGGAACTCGCCGCACGCGACTACAACCTGGACTCCTACCTGAACGGGAAACCCGCCGCGGCGCTCGTGCTCTTCCAGCTTCCCGGTTCCAACTCGCTCGAAACCCGTCACGCGGTCGGTGCCAAGATGGATGAACTGGCCAAAAACTTCCCTCCAGGCCTGAAGTACGACATCGTGTATGACACCACGATCTTCACCCAGAAGTCGATTGATGCGGTGATTCACACCTTCATCGAAGCGCTCCTTCTCGTGGTGCTCGTGGTGATTGTCTTCCTGCAATCGTGGCGCGCCTCGCTCATTCCTCTTCTCGCGGTGCCGGTGTCCATCGTGGGCACCTTCCTGGTGATGAAAATGTTCGGCTTCTCGCTGAACAATCTGACCCTCTTTGGCCTCGTGCTCGCCATCGGTATCGTGGTGGATGACGCCATCGTGGTGGTGGAAAACGTGGAACGCAACATGGCGCTCGGCCTGTCGCCGCTGGCCGCGGCAAGAAGAGCGATGGAGGAAGTGAGCGGACCGGTCATCGCGGTGGCCGTGGTACTCACGGCGGTGTTCGTGCCCACCGCGTTCATGTCCGGCCTGACGGGACAGTTCTACCGGCAGTTCGCGCTGACAATTGCAGTCTCGACAATCATCTCCGCGTTCAACTCCCTCACGCTCTCGCCTGCGTTGAGCGCCATTCTGCTGAAGCCGCACCACGCCAAGCCTGACTGGTTCCAGCGCTCCATCAATTTGCTGTTTGGCTGGTTCTTCAAGAGCTTCAACTGGTTCTTCGAGCGCTTCTCAGGTGGTTACGCGGGCTTTGTGCGTCGCACGCTGCGACTCTCCGTCATCGCCCTCGTCCTCTACGGAGGCCTGCTCTACATGACGGGGAGCATCTTCAAGAAGGTGCCTTCTGGTTTCGTGCCCAACGCAGACAAGGGCTTCCTCATTGCCTTCGCCGCCCTGCCGGATGGTGCCTCGCTGGAGCGCACGCGTGAAGTCATTCTCAAGATGGGCGAAGCGGCCCGTAAAATCCCCGGAGTGGTGAACACGGTGGAATTCCCCGGCTTCTCCCTGGTGGCAGGTGGCAACATGCCCAACCACGGCTCCATCTTCATCGGGCTGGAGGACTATGACAAACGCGTGGGCGATCCCTCCAAGAGTTTGAATGCCATCCTGGGCAAGATGATGGCGGAATACTCCCAGATTCAGGAGGCCTACTGCCTGAGTTTCCCCACACCACCGGTGGACGGCATCGGCATGGCGGGCGGATTCAAGCTCCAGATCAAGGATAACACAGGACAGGGCAAGGACGCGCTGGCGGGCGCTGCCTTCAACATGATGATGAAGGCCAACAGCCTCCCCGGCCTCACCAGTGTCATCACCACCATCCGGCCCAACGTGCCGCAGATCTACGTGGAGGTGGATCGTACGAAGGCCAAGAGCATGGGCGTGAAACTCGCGGATGTGTTCGACACCCTGCAGATCTGCCTGGGCTCACTCTACGTGAATGACTTCAACCGCTTCGGCCGCACGTATCAGGTCACCGCCCAGGCGGATGCCCAGTATCGCCTGGCCCCCAGTGACATCACCCGATTGAAGGTCCGCAATGACCAGGGCGAAATGGTGCCTCTGGGCACGCTGGTGAAGGTGACCGAAACCACGGGCCTGGACCTTGCCAAGCGCTACAACACCGCTTCCACGGCAGACCTTCAAGGTTCCACCCTGCCGGGCGTATCCTCTGGCCAGGCCATCGCCATGTTGGAGAAGCTCGCCAAGGATGAGTTGCCCCAGGGGTTCACCATCGAGTGGACGGAGCTCTACCTTCAGGAGATTCTCGCAGGGAACAGCGCACTCTATATCTTCCCCTTGTGCGTGATCTTCGTCTTCCTCGCGCTGGCGGCCCAGTATGAGAGCTGGACGCTGCCTCTGGCCATCATCCTGATTGTGCCGATGTGCATCCTCTCCGCGCTCGTGGGTGTGATGCTGCGCGGCATGGACAACAATATCTTCACCCAGATCGGGCTGGTGGTGCTGGTGGGCCTCGCCTCGAAGAACGCCATCCTGATCGTGGAATTCGCCAAACAACTCGAAGACCAGGGCAAGTCGATTACCGAGGCAGCCATTGAAGCAGCACGCCTCCGTTTGCGTCCTATCTTGATGACCAGCTTCGCCTTCATCCTCGGGGTGCTCCCGCTCGTGCTCGCCGAGGGTGCCGGGGCGGAAATGCGCCAGGCGCTCGGTACGGCCGTCTTCGCCGGCATGGTGGGCGTCACATTCTTCGGCCTGATTCTGACCCCGGTGTTCTACGTGGTGATTCGGAAGCTCTTCAGTCGCAAGAAGCAAGCCGCGGAAGACGCACCCCCCACCCCGGGCCACGATGCCCAATCCACCTCAGTCACAACTTCTCACTCCCCTGAGCCCGCCTGA
- a CDS encoding efflux transporter outer membrane subunit, which translates to MKTSHLLSLSLLPALLAGCNVGPKFTSPETKTDARFASSKREGSFSADNEVATWWRKFNDSKLNSLIERAFANSPDLRIAAARVDEARALHSAARFDYFPTVTSDASYLNQRSSIAQSGFGRSRNLELYEVGLDGFYEVDFWGRVRNNNKAALAELGTAEALRRDALVLLASDVASNYMQLRGLQNELAVAQRNATNQRDTLKLTESLLQGGRGTELDTSRARAQLNSTLAAIPVIESAIRRNIHRISVLTGQQPQVLLDELLKSKPMPTLPSIVRVGSPAELLRRRPDIRAAEFQIEAATARVGVATADLFPRVTFNGRVALQAESFSGLAKSGADAYSFGPSISWAAFDLGRVKAQIDASKARNVQSIAQYEQTVLGALEETENAMTSFGRQRARRDFLREASAASQQAAKLARERYQNGVADFLTVLDAERVMLEAESRQAESETLTAVALVAIYKSLGGGWETNGRVSAK; encoded by the coding sequence ATGAAGACCAGTCACCTTCTGTCGCTATCCCTTCTGCCCGCCCTGCTTGCCGGGTGCAATGTCGGCCCCAAATTTACCAGCCCCGAGACCAAAACCGACGCCCGGTTCGCCAGCAGCAAGCGAGAAGGCTCCTTCAGCGCGGACAATGAAGTGGCCACGTGGTGGAGGAAGTTCAACGACTCGAAGCTGAACAGCCTGATCGAGCGAGCCTTTGCCAACAGTCCGGATCTCCGCATTGCCGCTGCGCGTGTGGATGAAGCCCGTGCCCTGCATTCTGCCGCGCGTTTTGACTACTTCCCAACCGTCACTTCTGACGCGAGCTATCTCAACCAACGCAGCAGCATTGCGCAGAGTGGTTTTGGCCGCAGCCGCAACCTGGAGCTCTATGAAGTGGGTCTCGATGGTTTCTATGAAGTCGACTTCTGGGGCCGCGTGAGGAACAACAACAAGGCCGCTCTGGCCGAACTCGGCACCGCCGAAGCTCTGCGCCGCGACGCCCTGGTGCTCCTCGCCTCTGACGTGGCCAGCAACTACATGCAATTGCGTGGACTGCAGAACGAACTCGCCGTGGCCCAGCGCAACGCCACCAACCAGCGTGACACCCTCAAGCTGACGGAAAGCCTTCTCCAGGGCGGACGTGGCACTGAGCTCGATACCTCCCGTGCCCGCGCCCAGTTGAACTCGACCCTCGCGGCCATCCCCGTGATCGAGAGTGCCATTCGCAGGAACATCCACCGCATCAGCGTGCTCACGGGTCAACAGCCCCAGGTGCTGCTCGATGAGCTCCTCAAGAGCAAGCCCATGCCGACCCTGCCCAGCATTGTACGGGTGGGCAGCCCCGCCGAGCTTCTGCGCCGCCGTCCGGATATCCGCGCTGCGGAGTTCCAGATTGAGGCCGCTACCGCTCGTGTGGGTGTGGCCACCGCGGATCTCTTCCCGCGCGTGACCTTCAATGGTCGTGTGGCCCTGCAGGCAGAGTCCTTCTCCGGCCTCGCGAAGTCCGGTGCGGACGCCTACAGCTTCGGTCCCAGCATTTCCTGGGCCGCCTTTGACCTTGGCCGTGTAAAGGCCCAGATCGATGCCAGCAAGGCCCGCAACGTGCAGAGCATCGCTCAATACGAACAGACCGTGCTGGGTGCGCTTGAAGAAACAGAGAACGCCATGACGTCCTTTGGACGCCAGCGCGCCCGTCGTGACTTCCTCCGCGAAGCTTCCGCCGCCTCGCAGCAAGCCGCAAAGCTCGCCCGCGAACGCTACCAGAACGGTGTGGCCGACTTCCTCACGGTGCTCGACGCCGAACGCGTGATGCTGGAAGCCGAAAGCCGCCAGGCCGAAAGCGAAACCCTCACCGCCGTGGCCCTGGTTGCCATCTACAAGTCCTTGGGCGGTGGCTGGGAGACCAACGGCCGCGTGAGCGCCAAGTAA